The Proteiniborus ethanoligenes region AGAAATTATTTTGGCAAAGAATCCATAATTACTGAAAGCATTACGGATGAAGAGTTTTATGAAATATACCATTCATTTGGCTATATGGAGGCTATATCAAAGGATGAGCATTCTCTTAGCTATCTACTGACTCCATCAGAAGATGTCTGGCTTCTGATGCTTGATTCTACTAAAAAGAATAAAGGAAAGCCATTAGATATTCCTGAAAAGGGAGGGGCAATACCTTCCAAAACACTGAATTGGATAGAGGAGTGTGCAAAGCTAGCCAAAGAAAACAATGCTAGACTAATAGCTTCCATGCACCATAGTCTATTAGAGCATAATTCGGTTATAAACAAGGATTACGTAATAGATAATAAAGATGAAGTCTTAAAGTTATTCAAAAAACTAGGCATTGAAATTGTACTCACAGGACATATACATTTACAGAGTATTAATAGCTATGAAGAAGGTGATTATAGGCTGTACGACATAGCTACTGGAAGCATCCTAGCATATCCCAATGTATATGGTGAACTAAAGCATATTCCAGGCTATGGCTTTGAATATAACAGCTATAAAATTGACGTAGAAGGTTGGTCTAAAGAAAACAACATAAAAGATGACAATTTGTTAAACTTTAAAATGTATTCAAAAGAATATTTTAAAGAAAAATCCTATGAAAAATATTATAAAGTATTAAAAGAAAAACTAGACTACGATAATGAAGAGAGCTATGAGGCTTTAGCAGATTCTGTGGCCAAAATGAATGTAGAGTACTTCCAAGGACAAAGGAATGATGTATTAAAAAAAGCTATAAAAGCCACAGAATATCAAAGGCTTATGGAATCCTTACCTGATTGCTTAAAAGCCTATATTCTAAGCATGGGAGATTGCCAATTTACAGATAATAATACATTATTAATTCCACAAGATTAAAAGGGAATTTAGCAGGGGGAAAATAAAAAGATTCAGGTCTAATGATTACTTTAAGACCTGAATCTTTTTATTTACTAAAGGCTTTATTTAATATTTCTATCATTTCTAAGAAATTAGGTACTCTACCCTCAAGGACTATTTTACCATTTATCATCATAGCAGGAGTTTTATTAATACCCAGCTCAGATAAAATTTTAGGATTTTCTATTAGCTCATATCTATAGTTCAAATTCATTCTCTTTAATGCCTCATCAACGATGGGGGCTAATTTATTACCGCCTCAGCAAACCTCATTTAAAAGCTTAATATCCATGAAAAACCCTCCAATTTTTTTATTGTTTTTACAATCAATAAAAATAATATATATCTATTATAGAATTATTTACTTAAATATTCAATTCTATATAGAAGAAGGCTATATTTAAATACTAAATAAAACAAATAAGCTTTTTGTAATTATATTATTTTTTAAGCTCATAATAAAGGACTCCATTTTCATTAAATTTCTGGACCTTTCCGGTACTCCATAGATGCTCTAGATGAGATACTGCTTCACCAACTGCAAACCATTTTTGTGGTCTAGGGAAGTCATCCCAGTCCTTAGCTCTTATATCCCAGTGCATATTAGCAGCTATATCTCTAGGAGTCATCTTCTTATTGTTGATAATATTTAGAATTTCATCTAAACGGTGTTCATGATGTTCTAATAACTCATCTATCCTTTTCCTATGATCAGTGATAATATTTCTATGAGAAGTAAATAGATAATCTATATCATATTCATAGACTTTTCTAAGATTACGGAAGTATACAGCTAATATGTCTTGTTCAAATCCCCAAAAT contains the following coding sequences:
- a CDS encoding thioredoxin family protein; the encoded protein is MVDEALKRMNLNYRYELIENPKILSELGINKTPAMMINGKIVLEGRVPNFLEMIEILNKAFSK
- a CDS encoding metallophosphoesterase, translating into MSEKRILLTVLIALCLISLTGCVKKPTFSSPCCKIPSGHEATFMIVSDPHYLSRSTYDENEAFNDFCCTADGKLIIYTEEIIDTLIWEIENKKPDFLIISGDLTCNGEKESHLDFAKKLEKIEIQGTCVFVIPGNHDIENPWARNYFGKESIITESITDEEFYEIYHSFGYMEAISKDEHSLSYLLTPSEDVWLLMLDSTKKNKGKPLDIPEKGGAIPSKTLNWIEECAKLAKENNARLIASMHHSLLEHNSVINKDYVIDNKDEVLKLFKKLGIEIVLTGHIHLQSINSYEEGDYRLYDIATGSILAYPNVYGELKHIPGYGFEYNSYKIDVEGWSKENNIKDDNLLNFKMYSKEYFKEKSYEKYYKVLKEKLDYDNEESYEALADSVAKMNVEYFQGQRNDVLKKAIKATEYQRLMESLPDCLKAYILSMGDCQFTDNNTLLIPQD